The Bos indicus x Bos taurus breed Angus x Brahman F1 hybrid chromosome 3, Bos_hybrid_MaternalHap_v2.0, whole genome shotgun sequence genome includes a window with the following:
- the RAB25 gene encoding ras-related protein Rab-25: MGNRAEEDYNFVFKVVLIGESGVGKTNLLSRFTRNEFSHDSRTTIGVEFSTRTVMLGTAAIKAQIWDTAGLERYRAITSAYYRGAVGALLVFDLTKHQTYAVVERWLKELYDHAEATIVVMLVGNKSDLSQSREVPTEEARMFAENNGLLFLETSALDSTNVELAFETVLKEIFAKVSKQRQNNARTNAVTLGSGPAGQELGPGEKRACCISL; encoded by the exons TGGTGCTGATCGGCGAGTCAGGAGTGGGGAAGACCAACCTGCTGTCCCGATTCACTCGCAATGAGTTCAGCCACGACAGCCGCACCACCATCGGGGTTGAGTTCTCCACCCGCACTGTCATGCTGGGCACTGCCGCTATCAAGGCTCAGATCTGGGACACGGCTGGCCTGGAGCGGTACCGAGCCATCACGTCGGC GTACTATCGTGGTGCTGTGGGGGCCCTCCTGGTGTTTGACCTAACTAAGCACCAGACTTATGCTGTGGTGGAGCGCTGGCTGAAGGAGCTCTACGACCACGCCGAGGCCACAATCGTCGTCATGCTCGTCGGTAACAAAAGTGACCTCAGCCAGTCCCGGGAGGTGCCCACTGAGGAAGCCCGCATGTTTGCTG AAAACAATGGGCTGCTCTTCTTGGAGACCTCGGCCCTGGATTCCACCAATGTCGAGCTGGCCTTTGAGACTGTCCTCAAAG AGATCTTCGCCAAGGTGTCCAAGCAGAGGCAGAACAACGCCCGGACCAATGCCGTCACCCTGGGCAGTGGCCCGGCTGGGCAGGAGCTGGGTCCTGGGGAGAAGAGGGCCTGTTGCATCAGCCTCTGA
- the MEX3A gene encoding RNA-binding protein MEX3A produces the protein MPSLVVSGIMERNGGFGELGCFGGSAKDRGLLEDERALQLALDQLCLLGLGEPPAPTAGEDGGGGGGGAPAQPAAPPQPAPPPPPAAPPAAPTAAPAAQTPQPPTAPKGASDAKLCALYKEAELRLKGSSNTTECVPVPTSEHVAEIVGRQGCKIKALRAKTNTYIKTPVRGEEPVFMVTGRREDVATARREIISAAEHFSMIRASRNKSGAAFGVAPALPGQVTIRVRVPYRVVGLVVGPKGATIKRIQQQTNTYIITPSRDRDPVFEITGAPGNVERAREEIETHIAVRTGKILEYNNENDFLAGSPDAALDSRYSEAWRVHPSGCKPLSTFRQNSLGCIGECGVDSGFEAPRLGEQGGDFGYGGYLFPGYGVGKQDVYYGVAETSPPLWAGQENATPTSVLFSSASSSSSSSAKARAGPPGAHRSPAASAGPELAGLPRRPPGEPLQGFSKLGGGGLRSPGGGRDCMVCFESEVTAALVPCGHNLFCMECAVRICERTDPECPVCHITATQAIRIFS, from the exons ATGCCTAGTCTAGTGGTATCTGGAATAATGGAAAGAAATGGGGGCTTTGGAGAACTAGGATGTTTCGGGGGAAGCGCTAAGGACCGAGGGCTGCTGGAAGACGAGCGCGCCCTTCAGCTGGCTCTCGATCAACTCTGCCTCCTGGGTTTGGgggagccccccgcccccacggCGGGCGAGGacgggggaggtggggggggcggCGCCCCCGCGCAGCCGGCCGCCCCCCCGCAgccggccccgccgccgccgcccgcggcGCCCCCGGCCGCCCCGACGGCGGCCCCCGCGGCGCAGACGCCCcagccccccaccgcccccaaaGGGGCCAGCGACGCCAAGCTCTGCGCTCTCTACAAAGAGGCCGAGCTGCGCCTGAAGGGCAGCAGCAACACCACCGAGTGTGTACCAGTGCCCACCTCCGAGCACGTGGCAGAGATCGTGGGCAGGCAAG GCTGCAAGATTAAGGCTCTGAGGGCCAAGACCAACACCTACATCAAGACGCCCGTGCGAGGCGAGGAGCCAGTGTTCATGGTGACTGGGCGGCGGGAGGACGTGGCCACAGCCCGCCGGGAAATCATCTCAGCGGCCGAGCACTTCTCCATGATCCGCGCCTCGCGCAACAAGTCGGGCGCCGCCTTTGGAGTGGCGCCTGCTCTGCCCGGCCAAGTGACCATTCGTGTGCGGGTGCCCTATCGCGTGGTGGGACTGGTGGTGGGCCCCAAGGGGGCAACCATCAAACGCATCCAGCAGCAGACCAACACGTACATTATCACGCCAAGCCGGGACCGCGACCCGGTGTTCGAGATCACCGGTGCCCCGGGGAACGTGGAGCGTGCGCGCGAGGAGATCGAAACGCACATCGCGGTCCGCACAGGCAAGATCCTCGAGTACAACAATGAAAACGACTTCCTGGCGGGGAGCCCCGACGCCGCGCTGGATAGCCGCTACTCGGAGGCCTGGCGGGTGCACCCTTCCGGCTGCAAGCCCCTCTCCACCTTCCGGCAGAACAGCCTGGGCTGCATCGGCGAGTGCGGAGTGGACTCTGGCTTTGAGGCCCCGCGCCTCGGCGAGCAGGGAGGGGACTTTGGCTATGGCGGGTACCTGTTTCCTGGCTATGGCGTGGGCAAGCAGGACGTGTACTACGGAGTGGCGGAGACTAGCCCCCCGCTCTGGGCGGGCCAGGAGAACGCCACGCCCACCTCTGTGCTCTTCTCTTccgcctcttcctcctcctcctcttccgcCAAGGCCCGCGCTGGGCCCCCGGGAGCGCATCGCTCTCCTGCTGCCTCCGCGGGTCCCGAGCTGGCTGGACTCCCGAGACGCCCGCCGGGAGAGCCGCTCCAGGGCTTCTCTAAACTTGGGGGGGGCGGCCTGCGGAGCCCCGGCGGCGGGCGGGATTGCATGGTGTGCTTCGAGAGTGAGGTGACTGCCGCACTGGTGCCCTGCGGACACAACCTGTTCTGCATGGAGTGTGCAGTACGCATCTGTGAGAGGACGGACCCGGAGTGTCCCGTCTGCCACATCACAGCCACGCAAGCCATCCGAATATTTTCCTAA